One part of the Denticeps clupeoides chromosome 16, fDenClu1.1, whole genome shotgun sequence genome encodes these proteins:
- the LOC114765799 gene encoding 40S ribosomal protein S13, giving the protein MGRMHAPGKGLSQSALPYRRSVPTWLKLTSDDVKEQIFKLAKKGLTPSQIGVILRDSHGVAQVRFVTGNKILRILKSKGLAPDLPEDLYHLIKKAVAVRKHLERNRKDKDAKFRLILVESRIHRLARYYKTKRVLAPNWKYESSTASALVA; this is encoded by the exons ATGGGTCGCATGCACGCTCCCGG GAAGGGCTTGTCCCAGTCAGCACTCCCGTACAGGCGCAGTGTGCCCACC TGGCTTAAACTGACTTCAGATGATGTCAAAGAGCAGATTTTCAAGCTGGCCAAGAAGGGTCTGACCCCCTCTCAGATTG GCGTCATCCTGAGGGACTCCCATGGTGTGGCTCAGGTTCGCTTTGTCACCGGAAACAAGATTCTCAGGATCCTGAAGTCCAAGGGTCTGGCCCCTGACCTCCCTGAGGACTTGTACCATCTGATCAAGAAGGCTGTTGCTGTGAGGAAGCACTTGGAAAGGAACAGGAAG GACAAAGATGCCAAGTTCCGTCTGATTCTTGTTGAGAGCAGGATCCACAGGCTTGCCCGTTACTACAAGACCAAGAGAGTACTGGCGCCCAACTGGAAGTA CGAATCTTCAACAGCTTCTGCTCTGGTGGCATAA